The genomic window TACCTAATGAACTAGCACCATATACTGTGAGACAATATAAATGTGCAGAGTATTTGCCATCGTAGCTCAACGTGTATTAGGCCATTATGGATGGTGTTAATCTGTGAGTGACCTTTGGTAATGTGGGATtttatgtgtttcttttttttttacaccaccTTAATGACGAACCTTCATGATCAGGTATTTAACTCACACACTGAGTCATTCCTGTCTGGTTATTTAATGACCCTCTAAAAGTGCGTCAGTCTAACAATAAGTTCTATTTACTGCTAGTGTAGCTTGAGTTTTGACCTTCAGTCATTTTATCCATCAACAGTTCTTACAGTTATAATATCACAATATATATCAATGCTATTGTCAGACAGACTTACACCAGGCTTTGGTTGTGAAAGAGTTTGAAGCAGGCGGTGAAATTGAGCTGTTGATAAAATATTAGAGCTCCAGCGAAGTATTATTGATTTCATTATGTTTACTATATATTTAtgagctttttttaaaaaactaaacgACATAAAATTATTAGAAAAACTTCATCACGATTTCACAGGACCCAGGGTGACCTCTTCAGATTGTTTTCAAAAGACAACGGTGTAAAAATATTCAGTCACTattaacaaaaacatcaaatatttacatttgaggAGCTGGAAAGTCTTAAAAAGTTGAAAAATCACATCAAAATGTACATatctgtaaaaaacatagcaTTTCCAGCACCTTACATTGTGCTACACGTTTAAATAGACTGCAACATGTCAAGTAAGGTTTTTTcacaacaaatattttcattgtaGGAAGCATATTAATGATCCACGGCAGTTAAGTGGAAATTCTTTAGTGTTTATTATTGGCCTGTTGTCAAACATTACAGTTTCATGAATTCATTGTGTGTAGTCgacatttacaaaaatacaGCTAAATTGTTTCATCTGCAAATGCTTTTCAAGACACAAATCGCCTACGTTTTTTCCTGAGGGGAATTAATTAGGGAGAACACAACTGTAGCAGAATATGTCACTGATTATTCAGGCTGTTTCTCTCAGTCGATAATTCTTCATCATAAAACAACCCCAGTTATGGGAGAATATTAATAAATCTTTACTATTATCAGCATATTGAATCTGTACGCTACAGTTAGATCGCTATAACATGCTTATATTGTGTCTCCCAGGTCACGCTCTGCCTGGACATGCGTGTCGTCTGAACGGACGCTTCCAGGAGGAGTCAAAGCGGAACGATCCCTCAGCCAGTCGTTCATCTCCATGCCTCTGTGAGGAGGAACAGCTCATCCTGAGTACGACTCTTGTTCCTCTGCTGTTTCCACCATGGGGGGAGCCGTGAGCGCCGGCGAGGACAATGATGACCTCATTGACAATCTGAAGGAAGCTCAGTATATTCGCACAGAAAAAGTCGAGCAGGCTTTTCGGGCCATAGACCGCGGTGACTACTATCTGGACGGCTACCGGGACAGTGCCTACAAAGACTTAGCGTGGAAACACGGCAACATACACCTGTCTGCTCCGTGTATATACTCGGAGGTGATGGAGGCCCTCAAACTGCAGCCAGGACTTTCTTTCCTCAATCTGGGCAGTGGAACCGGCTACTTAAGCACAATGGTTGGTCTTATCATAGGTAAGCATAGAGTACATATTTATCATGTGTGGGAACTGCTCAGATGCACTGTATTACCTAGATAGCACATTCAGCTGGGAAAGTACAGCGTGTGACTACACATCCTGCATCAATAACACAGTAGGGAAGCAGTAGTTATTTTCATGATGGATGAAATTCTTTGGAAAAAATTAAATGGATATAGTTAATCATACCAATCATAATTTCCTAAAGCACAAGAGGATCTGGAATCAGATAATGTTCAGCATTTCTTCAATTCAAATtacttgtaaaaaaaagtagTTGAAGTTGAAGTGTCTCCGCTCTACATGACACCGTAACAGGTAGGTGATAATGCTGTGCCACAATATTACTTAGaattttatgtttcctgtttttttaagGGCCATTTGGTGTGAACCATGGAGTTGAGCTCCACAAGGACGTGGTTGAATATGCCAGAGAGAAACTTGAGGATTTCATAAAGAATAGTGACAGCTTTGATAAGTGAGTACATCTTTCGGGAAAATACACTCTATTGAGAGTTAGATGAAAAGACGGataatcaaaagaaaaaagggtCCTCACTAGATCTTATGGTCTGAATTCATccagttgtttttaaagaatgatTTGAAATGTTGGGGATTATGTTTGCTTATTGTCTCGCTAAGAGTTAGATGATATCTGACTGGCCCGACCCTGTGTTTCCAAATTCAGTCTTTAACACTTCAGTTTTTGAACCGTACCAATAAGCAGGATGTTAATTAATGAGCTTGTTAGCAGATTTTTTAACCTTCAGACAGAGTCAGGTTTGCAGTTTTCCCCTGTGTCTACTCTCAATGCTAAGCTAAACAGCTGCTGGCTGGAGCCACACACACGTCTTCTGATCCAACCCTCAGCAAGAAGATAAATTAGCATATTTCCccaaatttcatatttttttctttaacaagtAAATGTATTCAAACCACGTATGTGATGATTTCAtggttgtgttcatgtttgtttattgtattttattcacTGCGTGTTATTTTTTACAGGTTTGAGTTTTGCGAACCTGTCTTTGTGGTGGGGAATTGCCTTGAAATCTCCACAGACAGTCATCAATACGACCGCATTTACTGCGGCGCCGGGGTTCAGAAGGACCATGAAAATTACATGAAAGTGCTGCTCAAAATTGGAGGAATTCTGGTGATGCCTATAGAGGATCAGGTAAGAGCAATGAGCCACTGGTATAACACAGGATTAGCACATCACAAAGTGCCAGCACATGGGGGAACGCAAGGTAAAATAGCTTTGACCTACAAGACTGCTTATGCAACTTTCACATGCATTATTGAGCCACAACTGCCCCTGGATTTGAGCAGCGGTGTAAGGAGCTCAcacaataatgttttatttaaaatggtgGATGGGTCGAGTGTGGACAGAGCATGTAAGAGGTCAGTCGggatattttttaaaagttggTGGAGAAAATGTTCAGCAGGAACCTTTTGTAGGAAGGAGGGTAGAGATCTCGACAGACTTGTGGCCAAGGACTCAGGGCAATTGAATgtattaaaaggaaaaaaaaaaacaaaccctggcTTAGGTTAGATACTGTGAGCAAAAGTTCACTTCAGTACATTCTGAAGTGAGTTCAGGTACCAGTGATCTTAAAAGACACCAACTGGAtgttataatgtatttttaacaatttttttttagaaggtAAAAGGTACGAAAAACTGGGACACTTCTGAATCATGTTGGACGGAATAATTTAACATGATTAGGATCAGGGCTCTTAAACAGCAATGTGAATCATTTCAGAAAATCATCCTTCTCTTTAGATCCTTTTCAACCAAAGGTTCCTAAAACTTAAAGTCCCAGGAACTAAGatttgtttcagctgcagtctgCAGACCTGGAGGAGATGAGCCACGACAACCAGATATCGCATATACAGAAAATTATACAACCCCAATGACGAgtgacaaaacaacaacagtgaacAGAGATTCAAATTGTGCAGCTTTTGATTGGGAAAGAAATGAGTCGCAATATATATTCACTCGAATCTATTACGTAGATAAAACGCAGAAATACTGGACCGAGCTTCAGTGCTGCAAACTCAACCCCAAAGGTTCCTGTATATTGTAACATGCTGCCCTGAGCAGGGGCTATTTTGGGGagtaaaaagttatttttggAACTTAATTAAAATCTTGGCCCTTCGGGTGAAAAAGCACAGAGTTCCTGCAAAGGTTCCTCGTTCTTTGGGAAACTTCATCAAACTCCTTCTTTTTCCACTGATTTGTCAACATAACAAATGACAGGATGTAGCTTTGTTTTTATACTACGTCGACATAGTTATGCTGTTAGACGCccttaaatgacaaaaaacaaaacaggctCTCCATGGATACCTTCTGTCAGTGTGCCCAATCTATGAGATTTAATCAAAAATACtatttgaaatgtgtctttggACAAAATATTGATCAATTGATTGATAAAATAAccct from Paralichthys olivaceus isolate ysfri-2021 chromosome 16, ASM2471397v2, whole genome shotgun sequence includes these protein-coding regions:
- the pcmtd1 gene encoding protein-L-isoaspartate O-methyltransferase domain-containing protein 1 encodes the protein MGGAVSAGEDNDDLIDNLKEAQYIRTEKVEQAFRAIDRGDYYLDGYRDSAYKDLAWKHGNIHLSAPCIYSEVMEALKLQPGLSFLNLGSGTGYLSTMVGLIIGPFGVNHGVELHKDVVEYAREKLEDFIKNSDSFDKFEFCEPVFVVGNCLEISTDSHQYDRIYCGAGVQKDHENYMKVLLKIGGILVMPIEDQLTAITRTGQCTWESNNILAVSFAPLVQQSRADGEKPDAVQLPPVTVRSLQDLSRIYIRRTLRNLANEDSQEKGLVQRIPQKRKRRRCRRRRINTYVFVGNQLIPQMVESEEEEHAEEEHKEVEEEEERDIGEIEILKQVNMLRDQIMALPLPESLKAYLLYYREK